One genomic window of Cyprinus carpio isolate SPL01 chromosome A23, ASM1834038v1, whole genome shotgun sequence includes the following:
- the LOC109067529 gene encoding prostaglandin E synthase 3-like yields MHPATAKWYDRRDFVFIEFLVEDSKDVNVNFEKSKFGFSCLSGTDNMKYSNEIDLFESIDQDGSKHKRTDRSILCRLRKAESGKSWPRLTKDKAKLNWLSVDFNNWKDWEDDSDEELSNYDRFSEMMGNMGGEDDLPDLDGADDESADSDDEKMPDLE; encoded by the exons AT GCATCCAGCAACTGCTAAGTGGTACGACAGACGAGACTTTGTCTTCATTGAGTTCTTGGTGGAGGACAGCAAGGATGTGAATGTAAATTTTGAAAAGTCCAAATTTGGTTTCAG CTGTCTCAGCGGGACGGATAACATGAAGTACTCGAATGAAATTGACCTTTTTGAATCCATCGATCAAGAT GGGTCCAAACACAAGCGTACAGACCGGTCGATCTTGTGCCGTTTACGGAAAGCAGAGTCCGGGAAATCCTGGCCCAGGTTAACAAAAGACAAAGCAAAG CTCAACTGGCTTAGTGTTGACTTCAATAACTGGAAAGACTGGGAGGATGATTCAGATGAAGAGTTGTCCAACTATGATCGCTTTTCAGAG ATGATGGGCAACATGGGAGGAGAGGATGATTTACCTGACCTGGACGGAGCAGATGAC gaatcaGCTGATAGTGATGATGAAA AAATGCCAGATCTGGAATAA
- the LOC109067528 gene encoding transmembrane prolyl 4-hydroxylase-like, producing the protein MGEYEDILHRLEGEARHFPPPPRHPGGRERLNIQKSSVCSRAYFVVVMAFFHLYIINIIALLLYVHYNTGSGEQDVPLEKSAGAPRPMPAEPQTPSSATLSPELSFRLPRLEGIRVGHVQRVSLVPDRTHNMRTLSLKPLLFEIPGFLSVEESSVVMQLAQLKGLTHSSLLTAPDSQEEQLTQDELFSLLDLNQDGLLQREEILSLSHSTDGSWLSSYNLRKIHTGFETSPSGVLSLQEFKRVSGGVLQYGSAGQGLDGHAEVRQRSTHTRLYLGQGTHHLLKSIRNRVTRLTRLPSSLVDLSEPMEVVRYEQGGYSHAHHDSSLTSHHSSCAHTHLAANTSASTQVACRYLTVLLHLNSADGGGETSFPVADNRTYEEEVLGDLSQQYCDKGNLKVKPVAGTALLWYNHLSDGNGWVGELDEFSLHGDCLVTRGFKWTGSVWVNIDPDQQRQERYQRLVSWHPDGQSKKPEHGDLHQDL; encoded by the exons ATGGGTGAGTATGAGGACATTCTGCATAGGCTCGAGGGGGAGGCACGTCATTTCCCCCCTCCACCGCGACACCCAGGCGGCCGCGAGCGACTCAACATCCAGAAGAGCAGCGTGTGCTCCAGGGCCTACTTCGTGGTGGTCATGGCCTTCTTCCACCTCTATATAATAAACATCATAGCTCTGCTGCTGTATGTGCACTATAACACGGGCTCTGGGGAGCAGGATGTACCCCTGGAGAAGAGTGCTGGTGCCCCTCGACCCATGCCTGCCGAGCCCCAGACCCCCTCCTCAGCGACCCTGAGCCCTGAGCTCTCCTTCCGGCTGCCGCGCCTCGAGGGCATCCGG GTTGGACACGTGCAGAGAGTTTCTCTGGTTCCCGACCGGACACACAACATGCGCACCCTCAGCTTGAAGCCACTGCTGTTTG AGATCCCAGGATTCCTGAGTGTGGAGGAGAGCAGTGTGGTGATGCAGCTGGCTCAGCTGAAGGGCCTGACCCACAGCTCGCTCCTCACGGCCCCGGACAGCCAGGAGGAGCAGCTCACTCAAGACGAGCTCTTCAGCCTGCTCGACCTCAACCAGGACGGCCTTCTGCAGAGGGAGGAG ATTTTGAGTCTGTCTCATTCGACTGACGGATCTTGGCTGAGCTCATACAATTTACGGAAAATCCACACCGGGTTTGAGACCAGCCCTTCTG GAGTTTTGTCTCTGCAGGAGTTTAAGCGCGTCagtggtggagtgttgcagtatGGCAGCGCTGGCCAAGGCTTGGACGGACATGCCGAGGTCAGGCAGAGGAGCACACACACCCGACTTTATCTCGGACAGGGCACACACCACCTGCTGAAgagcatcagaaacag aGTGACCCGTTTAACGCGACTGCCGTCCTCATTGGTCGATCTCAGCGAGCCAATGGAAGTCGTCCGTTATGAGCAGGGCGGGTACAGCCACGCCCACCACGACAGCAGCCTCACCAGTCACCACAGCAGCTGCGCCCACACACACCTGGCAGCTAATACCTCCGCCTCCACACAGGTCGCATGCAG GTACCTGACGGTCTTGCTGCATCTGAACTCGGCGGATGGAGGAGGAGAGACCAGCTTCCCGGTGGCTGACAACAGGACGTACGAGGAGGAG gtctTAGGTGATCTCTCTCAGCAGTACTGTGATAAAGGCAATCTGAAGGTCAAACCTGTAGCTGGAACCGCTCTGCTGTGGTACAACCACCTCTCCGATGGAAATG GTTGGGTTGGAGAGCTGGATGAATTCTCTCTGCACGGCGACTGCTTAGTCACTCGGGGCTTCAAATGGACAGGAAGTGTGTGGGTGAACATCGACCCTGACCAGCAGCGGCAGGAGCGCTACCAGCGTCTGGTCTCGTGGCATCCAGACGGGCAAAGCAAAAAGCCCGAGCATGGAGACCTTCACCAAGACCTCTGA
- the LOC122135064 gene encoding secreted frizzled-related protein 5-like — MMLTASALLLGPGIGAVPSRLWEHQGSSPCVPIPSNMALCQGLGYNSMRIPNLLGHESPAEAVQQSTSWLPLLARECHPNARIFLCSPFSPVCLERIISPCRSVCVSVRDTCAPIMNCHGYPWPRILQCDQFPKDHLMCISSVAYMQNSTSNDGRAVPRASCTDCELEEATSSKHLLDLFCKSDSGQKR; from the exons ATGATGCTGACAGCGTCTGCTCTCCTGCTTGGCCCTGGCATCGGTGCCGTGCCCAGCAGACTCTGGGAACACCAGGGGTCCTCTCCTTGTGTGCCCATCCCAAGCAACATGGCCCTGTGCCAGGGTCTGGGCTACAACAGCATGCGGATACCCAACTTGCTGGGACATGAATCTCCAGCTGAAGCGGTGCAGCAGAGCACCAGCTGGCTGCCGCTCCTCGCCCGAGAGTGCCACCCAAACGCCCGCATCTTCCTGTGCTCCCCCTTCTCTCCTGTGTGCCTTGAGAG GATCATTTCTCcatgcaggagtgtgtgtgtgtcggtacGGGACACCTGCGCCCCCATCATGAACTGCCACGGTTACCCCTGGCCTAGAATACTACAGTGCGACCAGTTTCCCAAAGATCACCTAATGTGCATTTCCTCAGTTGCGTATATGCAAAACAGCACCAGCAATGACGGCCGAG CAGTGCCGCGTGCGAGCTGCACAGACTGTGAGCTGGAGGAGGCCACGTCATCCAAACACCTGCTCGACCTCTTCTGTAAAAGTGACTCTGGTCAGAAACGCTAG